In Duganella zoogloeoides, a single genomic region encodes these proteins:
- the lipB gene encoding lipoyl(octanoyl) transferase LipB, protein MTSPTTPEIRHLGVADYDSTFAAMRAFTDARTPDTRDQLWIVEHAPVFTLGLAADRGHLLAGATAIPVVQTDRGGEVTYHGPGQVVIYLLMDLRRNKPGGKLYARQFVHKIEQAIINVLGAYNLVGERIDGAPGIYMADGPKRGAKIAALGLKVRGNGCTYHGLSLNVAMDLAPFSWINPCGYAGLETVDMRTVGAQAQLADVQQQLAEELIRVLAASADAPVPVPQPAVQPE, encoded by the coding sequence ATGACGTCCCCCACCACTCCCGAGATCCGCCACCTCGGCGTTGCCGATTACGACAGCACGTTTGCCGCCATGCGCGCGTTCACCGACGCCCGCACGCCCGACACGCGCGACCAGCTATGGATCGTCGAGCACGCACCGGTATTCACGCTGGGCCTGGCCGCCGACCGTGGCCACCTGCTGGCCGGCGCCACCGCCATCCCCGTGGTGCAGACCGACCGCGGCGGCGAAGTGACCTATCACGGCCCCGGCCAGGTGGTGATTTACCTGCTGATGGACCTGCGCCGCAACAAGCCGGGCGGCAAGCTGTATGCGCGCCAGTTTGTGCATAAAATCGAGCAGGCGATCATCAATGTATTAGGGGCGTATAATCTCGTCGGTGAGCGGATTGACGGCGCGCCCGGCATTTATATGGCGGACGGCCCCAAGCGCGGCGCCAAGATTGCCGCGCTGGGCTTGAAAGTGCGCGGCAACGGCTGCACGTATCACGGCCTGTCGCTCAATGTCGCAATGGACCTGGCGCCGTTTTCCTGGATCAACCCGTGCGGTTACGCCGGCCTCGAAACCGTCGACATGCGCACTGTCGGCGCCCAGGCGCAGTTGGCCGATGTGCAGCAGCAACTGGCCGAGGAATTGATACGGGTGCTTGCTGCGTCGGCAGACGCGCCGGTTCCCGTTCCGCAACCAGCCGTACAACCTGAATAA